A single Paraburkholderia sp. FT54 DNA region contains:
- the flgJ gene encoding flagellar assembly peptidoglycan hydrolase FlgJ, whose product MNSDTTNSAASANDLTQRFALDVQGFAKLSAQAKASPQAGMKMAAQQFDAVFTQMMLKSMRDATPQDGPFDSHDSATFTSMMDQQLSQQMSQKGIGVADAMLKQLMRNQGMQVGGGAGGAGGLAGMANALGGGSGGDEGQTAALNALARAYGNAQANGQLAMGKGYSANSALTPPLKGDGSSPKVDAFVDKLAAPAQAASAATGIPARFIIGQAALESGWGKSEIRKADGSTSHNVFGIKATKDWTGKTVSTVTTEYVNGKPQRTVEKFRAYDSYQEAMTDYASLLRGNPRYAQVINSAHDVNGFATGMQRAGYATDPHYAKKLMSIMQKMG is encoded by the coding sequence ATGAATTCGGATACGACCAATTCCGCCGCCTCGGCGAACGACCTGACCCAGCGCTTCGCGCTCGACGTGCAGGGGTTCGCGAAGCTGAGCGCGCAGGCCAAGGCGTCGCCGCAAGCCGGCATGAAGATGGCCGCGCAGCAGTTCGACGCGGTGTTCACGCAGATGATGCTGAAGAGCATGCGCGACGCGACGCCGCAAGACGGACCGTTCGATTCGCACGACAGCGCCACGTTCACGTCGATGATGGATCAGCAGTTGTCGCAACAGATGTCGCAAAAGGGCATTGGCGTGGCTGACGCGATGCTCAAGCAGCTGATGCGCAATCAGGGCATGCAGGTGGGCGGCGGCGCGGGTGGCGCGGGCGGTTTGGCCGGCATGGCCAACGCACTGGGCGGCGGCAGCGGCGGCGACGAAGGCCAGACCGCGGCGCTGAACGCGCTCGCCAGGGCGTACGGCAATGCGCAGGCCAACGGCCAGCTGGCGATGGGCAAGGGCTACTCGGCCAACAGCGCTTTGACGCCGCCGCTGAAGGGCGACGGCAGCTCGCCGAAGGTCGACGCTTTCGTCGACAAGCTCGCCGCGCCGGCCCAGGCCGCCAGCGCCGCGACCGGCATTCCGGCGCGCTTCATCATCGGCCAGGCGGCGCTCGAATCGGGCTGGGGCAAGAGCGAGATCAGGAAGGCGGACGGTTCGACCAGCCACAACGTGTTCGGCATCAAGGCGACCAAGGACTGGACCGGCAAGACCGTGTCGACGGTCACGACCGAATATGTGAACGGCAAGCCGCAGCGCACGGTAGAAAAATTCCGTGCGTACGACTCGTATCAGGAAGCCATGACCGATTACGCGAGCCTGCTCAGGGGCAATCCGCGATATGCCCAGGTGATCAATTCGGCGCACGACGTGAACGGTTTCGCCACCGGCATGCAGCGCGCCGGTTACGCCACCGACCCGCATTACGCAAAAAAACTGATGTCCATCATGCAGAAGATGGGCTGA
- the flgG gene encoding flagellar basal-body rod protein FlgG, whose translation MNRSLYIAATGMNAQQAQMDVISNNLANVSTNGFKGSRAVFEDLLYQTIRQPGANSTQNTELPSGIQLGTGVQQVATERLYTQGNLQQTGNSKDVAINGQGFFQVQMPDGTTAYTRDGSFQTNAQGQLVTSSGYQVIPAITIPNNATSLTIGSDGVVSITVAGSTNTQQLGSMQIATFINPAGLDAKGENLFAETASSGAPNVAQPGLNGAGTLNQGYVEASNVNVVQELVNMIQTQRAYEINSKAVTTSDQMLQTLSQMQV comes from the coding sequence GTGAATCGCTCACTCTACATCGCCGCGACCGGCATGAATGCGCAACAGGCGCAGATGGACGTGATCTCGAACAACCTCGCGAACGTCAGCACCAACGGCTTCAAGGGTTCGCGCGCGGTGTTCGAGGATCTGCTGTATCAGACCATCCGCCAGCCGGGCGCGAACTCGACGCAGAACACCGAACTGCCGTCCGGCATCCAGCTCGGCACAGGCGTGCAGCAGGTCGCCACCGAACGTCTGTACACGCAGGGCAACCTGCAGCAGACCGGCAACTCGAAAGACGTCGCGATCAACGGCCAGGGCTTTTTCCAGGTGCAGATGCCCGACGGCACGACCGCCTATACCCGCGACGGCTCGTTCCAGACCAACGCGCAAGGGCAGCTCGTGACCTCGAGCGGCTACCAGGTGATCCCGGCGATCACGATCCCGAACAACGCGACCTCGCTCACCATCGGCAGCGACGGCGTGGTGTCGATCACCGTGGCCGGCTCGACCAACACCCAGCAGCTCGGCTCGATGCAGATCGCGACTTTCATCAACCCGGCCGGCCTCGATGCGAAGGGTGAAAACCTGTTCGCGGAAACCGCTTCGTCGGGCGCGCCGAACGTCGCGCAACCGGGCCTGAACGGCGCCGGCACGCTGAATCAGGGCTACGTGGAAGCATCCAACGTGAACGTGGTGCAGGAACTGGTGAACATGATCCAGACGCAACGCGCTTACGAAATCAACAGCAAGGCCGTGACGACTTCCGACCAGATGCTGCAGACCCTGAGCCAGATGCAGGTTTAA
- a CDS encoding flagellar basal body P-ring protein FlgI, giving the protein MRTVFSRTRLARFSGLCRALAFVALACAALPAATPAHAERLKDLVQIQGVRDNPLIGYGLVVGLDGTGDQTTQTPFTTQTLANMLANLGISINNQAAGSTNQQSSLSNIQLKNVAAVMVTAVLPPFARPGEAIDVTVSSLGNAKSLRGGTLLLTPLKGADGQVYALGQGNLAVGGAGASANGSRVQVNTLAAGRIAGGAIVERAVSTSVSQAGTMQLDLNEMDYDTTQRVVAAVNNAFGGGTATALDGRTIQLRAPSDPEQQVAFMAQLQNLDVKPAQAAAKVILNARTGSIVMNQMVTLQNCAVAHGNLSVVINTQPVVSQPGPFSNGQTVAARQSQIQMKQDNGALKMVSAGANLADVVKALNALGATPADLMSILQAMKAAGALRADLEII; this is encoded by the coding sequence ATGCGTACCGTCTTTTCCCGCACCCGTCTCGCGCGATTCAGCGGTTTGTGCCGTGCGCTGGCCTTCGTCGCGCTCGCCTGCGCGGCGCTGCCGGCGGCCACGCCTGCTCATGCCGAACGTCTGAAGGACCTCGTGCAGATTCAGGGCGTGCGCGACAATCCGCTGATCGGCTATGGCCTCGTCGTTGGCCTGGACGGCACGGGCGACCAGACCACGCAGACGCCGTTCACCACGCAAACGCTCGCCAACATGCTGGCGAACCTCGGCATTTCGATCAACAACCAGGCGGCCGGCTCGACCAACCAGCAGTCGTCGCTGTCGAACATCCAGTTGAAGAACGTCGCCGCGGTGATGGTGACGGCGGTGCTGCCGCCGTTCGCTCGCCCGGGCGAAGCGATCGACGTGACGGTATCGTCGCTCGGCAATGCGAAGAGCCTGCGCGGCGGCACGCTGCTGCTCACGCCGCTGAAGGGCGCCGACGGCCAGGTGTACGCGCTCGGCCAAGGCAATCTGGCGGTCGGCGGCGCGGGCGCGAGCGCGAACGGCAGCAGAGTGCAGGTGAACACGTTGGCCGCGGGCCGCATCGCAGGCGGCGCGATCGTCGAACGCGCGGTGTCGACCTCGGTGTCGCAAGCGGGCACCATGCAGCTCGACCTGAACGAAATGGATTACGACACCACGCAGCGCGTGGTGGCCGCGGTGAACAACGCGTTCGGCGGCGGCACGGCGACCGCGCTCGACGGCCGCACGATTCAACTGCGCGCGCCGAGCGATCCGGAGCAGCAGGTCGCGTTCATGGCGCAATTGCAGAATCTCGACGTCAAGCCGGCGCAAGCGGCCGCGAAGGTGATCCTCAACGCGCGCACCGGCTCGATTGTGATGAATCAGATGGTCACGCTGCAGAACTGCGCGGTGGCGCACGGCAACCTCTCGGTCGTGATCAATACACAGCCGGTGGTGAGCCAGCCAGGCCCATTCTCGAACGGTCAGACGGTGGCCGCCAGGCAGTCGCAGATTCAGATGAAGCAGGACAACGGCGCACTGAAGATGGTGTCCGCCGGCGCCAATCTTGCCGATGTGGTGAAGGCGCTCAACGCATTGGGTGCGACGCCCGCGGATCTGATGTCGATCCTGCAGGCGATGAAAGCGGCGGGCGCTCTGCGCGCCGACCTGGAAATCATCTAA
- the flgH gene encoding flagellar basal body L-ring protein FlgH — protein MSHFTRNPVHSRTAQALVQLTLLAALGGCGLVPRQPITQQPMTALPPMPPQAQSPGSIYNPGYAGRPLFEDQRPRNVGDILTIVIQENVNATKSSGANANRSGSTNINVPTAGFLAGLFGKANLSANGANVFNGTGGANASNTFNGTITVTVTGVLPNGNLMVSGEKQMLINQGDEFVRFSGVVNPNTISNLNAVYSTQVADAKIEYSAKGYLNEAENMGWLQRFFLNVSPW, from the coding sequence ATGTCGCACTTCACTCGTAATCCGGTTCATTCGCGCACCGCTCAGGCGCTCGTGCAGCTCACGCTGCTCGCGGCCCTGGGTGGCTGCGGCCTCGTGCCGAGGCAGCCGATCACGCAGCAGCCGATGACGGCGCTGCCGCCGATGCCGCCGCAGGCGCAATCGCCGGGCTCGATCTACAACCCGGGTTACGCAGGCCGGCCGCTGTTCGAAGACCAGCGGCCACGCAATGTCGGCGACATCCTGACCATCGTGATTCAGGAAAACGTCAACGCAACCAAGTCGTCGGGCGCCAATGCGAACCGCTCCGGCAGCACCAACATCAACGTGCCGACCGCGGGCTTCCTTGCCGGCCTGTTCGGCAAGGCCAATCTGAGCGCGAATGGCGCCAACGTGTTCAACGGTACGGGCGGCGCGAACGCGTCGAATACGTTTAACGGCACGATCACCGTGACGGTAACGGGCGTGCTGCCGAACGGCAACCTGATGGTGAGCGGCGAAAAGCAGATGCTGATCAACCAGGGCGATGAATTCGTGCGTTTCTCCGGCGTGGTGAATCCGAACACGATCTCTAACCTGAACGCCGTGTACTCGACCCAGGTGGCCGACGCGAAGATCGAATATTCAGCGAAGGGCTATCTCAACGAAGCCGAGAACATGGGCTGGTTGCAGCGCTTCTTCCTCAACGTGTCGCCGTGGTGA